Proteins encoded within one genomic window of Argiope bruennichi chromosome 7, qqArgBrue1.1, whole genome shotgun sequence:
- the LOC129975311 gene encoding uncharacterized protein LOC129975311 — protein MSVDESVERHRKNRGVVIAAVTNVIKSVEVESAREVPDIEVLRDKLEILIKREAELQTLDERLNGQIKLIELEKEVQQELEYSDSIIRCKGKIQRFIEKFKCSSGNAAVLARHVNSTKLPKIALDMFDGNIKKFQEFWPSFEAAVHDNASLSKVEKFNYLRSLLMGGAARAISGLTLTNENYDKAVEILKDRFGQRQAVISAYMNTLLSLQPVRRINNTAGLRNLYDEINNSIRSLESLGIDIDSYGNLLYPILDRCIPVELMLLFNRSQVERKVREPVVSDLLDFLKGEIEARERSFSERTELLIPVTKSNLSPFKKTQSSFFSRGVSSAATLGVSIGKFCDFCPKETHRNEDCKLSVQDKYKSLYDQYKCRRCFRKGHKKKFCYVKGIKCKTCGSQSHLEYLCERGQRPSKSGSVEGSSNESKDVGVNSLFRESMINTGKRHNIYYQTARADVAGSNKIARRIRILIDSGSEASFLLESIAEEVGLSTVSVEKLKIHTFGSQSPHLRELKRKKALLKSPISDSHLECNILVIDKIVGPDLIRSPSEGIVSVLRQEGFVLSDQGGEETEIGLLIGNDLINKVLTGKTRRLSEFLMLYETIFGWVINGSSGGDDVLNCTLSMYTRVECCEEEKLSDLLYNWFQLESLGISDSPSGRSESDEKIIQRFEENLRFENGRYVTGLLWKRDPVDLKDNFHLAKRQFDRLQRELESDSFIRNQFEEIIKFQKENNIVEDCAEGDAGYFMPYRSVVRKDKSTTQVRLVFNCSSSKRGDLSLNDYLEQGPNLNPSLLDVLLKFRIFEVVFCGDIEKALLMIGVAEQDRRYLRFLWHTNDKDREYVVLQMSRVLFGSRCSPFLLRATIRYHVRKYLERYPDCVDMLDNALYADDLCYGAETVQKAFSLSSGAVTILKDAGFNLRKLCMNSKELRTLWIQNGLSDGVGSEKDSKLKVLGLVWDLKEDCLGVDVVPLLNSLESVRNTKQSVLSVVARVFDPLGFISPFVVRVKKLVQEIWERGIDWDSELPDDLRNKWERWCCEVGCLSDVRIDRYCFSNWDRDAGGMELHIFCDASQVAYGAVAYFRWETSSGEVGAYFVMAKSRLAPLKKLSLPRLELMGALVGARLCKHLSVVFKNWVKRVVMWTDSEICLHWIKSSASEWIQFVANRVVEIQNCVVPDRWFHCPGVENPADRLTRGVSAGSLKNDDMWWSGPPWLKAPQSDWPQQKLRVQDESIPEKKIVVHTTIVKDDPLIDISRFSSLNKLLRVTAYVLRFLGKLKGRSSQRGPLVAAEISEAEEFWVKQVQREHFAPEITRLNRGQQILASSRIWSLAPYLQDGLLRVKGRLEQSELTQEEKHPILLPKSKYTDFLILHEHNRGFHLGVIATLSRVRERFWIPRQSSDNQ, from the coding sequence ATGAGTGTAGACGAGTCAGTTGAGAGACATAGGAAAAATAGAGGTGTAGTGATAGCGGCAGTTACGAATGTTATTAAAAGTGTGGAAGTGGAATCTGCGAGGGAAGTACCGGATATTGAGGTCTTGCGGGATAAActggaaattttgattaaaagagaGGCGGAGCTACAGACGTTGGATGAAAGACTTAATGGGcaaattaaattgatagaatTGGAAAAGGAGGTACAACAGGAATTGGAATATAGTGATTCGATTATTAGATGCAAGGGTAAAATCcagagatttattgaaaaatttaagtgTAGTAGTGGGAATGCGGCGGTACTTGCTCGACACGTTAATAGTACAAAGTTGCCTAAAATTGCTTTAGATATGTTTGatggtaatattaaaaaatttcaggaattttGGCCATCGTTTGAGGCGGCTGTGCATGATAATGCTTCTTTATCGAAGgttgaaaagtttaattatttaagatcatTATTGATGGGCGGTGCGGCTAGGGCAATTTCTGGATTAActttaactaatgaaaattatgataaagcCGTTGAGATCCTAAAAGATAGGTTTGGGCAGAGACAAGCCGTGATCTCAGCTTATATGAACACGCTTTTATCATTACAGCCTGTTAGGAGGATAAATAACACCGCGGGGTTGCGTAATCTCTACGATGAAATTAACAACAGCATAAGAAGTTTAGAGTCGTTGGGAATTGATATAGATTCTTACGGTAACTTATTGTATCCGATTCTAGATAGATGCATACCTGTTGAATTGATGTTGTTGTTTAATAGAAGTCAGGTTGAAAGGAAGGTGAGGGAGCCAGTGGTATCCGATTTGTTAGATTTTTTGAAGGGAGAGATAGAGGCACGCGAAAGATCTTTTTCGGAACGTACAGAGTTGTTGATTCCTGTTACCAAAAGTAATTTATCCCCTTTTAAGAAAACCCAATCTTCATTCTTTAGTAGAGGTGTGTCTTCCGCGGCAACGTTAGGCGTATCGATAGGTAAATTTTGCGATTTTTGTCCGAAGGAAACCCATAGAAATGAAGATTGTAAATTAAGCGTGCAAGATAAATATAAGTCGCTTTATGATCAATACAAGTGTAGGAGATGTTTCCGTAAAGGTCATAAAAAGAAGTTTTGTTATGTAAAgggtataaaatgtaaaacctgTGGATCACAATCCCACTTGGAGTACTTGTGTGAAAGAGGTCAGAGACCAAGTAAAAGCGGTAGTGTTGAAGGATCTTCCAATGAGTCCAAAGACGTAGGTGTTAATTCATTGTTTCGAGAGTCAATGATCAATACTGGAAAACGGCATAATATCTATTACCAAACAGCTAGAGCCGATGTAGCGGGTTCAAATAAAATCGCTCGAaggattagaattttaattgacaGCGGTTCCGAAGCTAGCTTTCTTTTAGAAAGTATTGCAGAGGAAGTCGGATTATCTACTGTGTCAGTTGAGAAACTTAAAATTCACACTTTTGGGTCTCAATCACCCCACTTGAGAGAATTAAAGCGAAAGAAAGCTTTATTGAAAAGCCCTATTAGTGATTCGCATTTAGAATGCAACATTCTGGTGATAGACAAAATTGTTGGCCCAGATTTAATTCGAAGCCCTTCGGAAGGCATTGTATCGGTTTTGAGACAAGAGGGATTTGTTTTGTCTGACCAGGGTGGTGAGGAGACAGAGATAGGCCTTTTGATTGGAAATGACTTAATAAATAAGGTTTTAACGGGGAAAACTCGCAGACTTTCAGAATTTTTGATGTTATACGAGACCATATTTGGCTGGGTAATTAATGGAAGCTCTGGAGGAGACGACGTTTTAAATTGCACTTTAAGTATGTATACTAGAGTTGAGTGCTGTGAGGAGGAAAAGTTATCAGATTTGTTGTATAATTGGTTTCAATTAGAAAGTCTAGGAATTAGCGATTCGCCTTCAGGGAGGAGTGAAAGCGACGAAAAAATAATTCAGAGGTTTGAGGAAAACTTGCGTTTTGAGAATGGCCGTTACGTTACGGGTCTCCTGTGGAAGCGCGATCCAGTGGATTTGAAGGACAATTTTCATTTGGCTAAACGGCAATTTGATAGATTGCAAAGAGAATTGGAAAGTGATAGCTTTATTCGTAACCAATTCGAGGAAATAATTAAGTTCCAGAAGGAAAATAATATAGTCGAGGATTGTGCCGAAGGTGACGCGGGGTACTTCATGCCGTATCGGAGCGTGGTCAGGAAAGATAAAAGCACTACGCAGGTTCGATTGGTATTTAATTGTTCAAGTTCCAAGAGAGGCGATTTGTCATTAAATGATTATTTGGAACAAGGCCCTAATTTGAATCCCAGTCTATTGGATGtccttttgaaatttagaatatttgaagtaGTTTTTTGTGGAGATATAGAAAAGGCTTTATTGATGATTGGAGTGGCTGAACAAGATCGTCGTTATTTAAGGTTTTTGTGGCATACGAATGATAAAGACCGAGAATATGTGGTGTTGCAAATGAGTCGCGTTTTGTTTGGAAGTAGATGCTCACCATTTTTGTTGCGAGCCACAATCAGATATCATGTTAGAAAATATCTTGAAAGATACCCGGATTGTGTCGACATGTTGGACAACGCATTATATGCTGATGACTTGTGTTACGGCGCTGAGACGGTTCAAAAAGCTTTCAGTTTGTCTTCAGGTGCAGTTACTATCTTGAAAGATGCAGGGTTTAACTTGAGAAAGCTATGCATGAATTCTAAGGAGTTGCGGACATTGTGGATTCAAAATGGATTAAGTGATGGTGTTGGGTCTGAGAAAGATTCTAAGTTGAAGGTTTTGGGTTTAGTGTGGGATTTAAAGGAGGATTGTTTGGGGGTTGATGTTGTGCCTTTGTTGAATAGCTTGGAGTCGGTAAGGAATACAAAGCAGTCTGTGTTGAGTGTTGTTGCTAGGGTGTTCGATCCTTTGGGTTTTATTAGTCCGTTTGTTGTGCGTGTTAAGAAACTTGTGCAGGAAATTTGGGAAAGAGGTATTGATTGGGACTCAGAGTTGCCAGATGATTTGAGAAATAAGTGGGAGAGGTGGTGTTGTGAAGTAGGTTGTTTGTCTGACGTGCGAATAGATAGATATTGCTTTTCTAACTGGGATAGGGATGCTGGTGGAATGGAGTTGCATATATTTTGTGACGCATCGCAGGTTGCATATGGAGCAGTTGCTTATTTTCGGTGGGAAACTTCATCGGGTGAGGTTGGAGCGTACTTTGTCATGGCGAAAAGTAGATTGGCACCGTTGAAAAAATTGAGTTTACCTAGATTAGAGTTGATGGGAGCGTTGGTTGGTGCTAGATTGTGTAAACATTTATCGGTGGTTTTTAAGAATTGGGTGAAAAGAGTTGTTATGTGGACGGATTCTGAGATTTGTTTGCATTGGATTAAGAGTTCAGCGTCGGAATGGATACAATTTGTGGCAAATAGAGTCGTTGAAATTCAGAATTGTGTAGTTCCTGATAGGTGGTTCCACTGCCCAGGTGTGGAGAACCCAGCTGATCGGTTGACCAGAGGAGTGTCGGCGGGATCACTAAAAAACGATGATATGTGGTGGAGTGGACCTCCATGGTTGAAAGCACCGCAGAGCGACTGGCCTCAACAGAAACTCAGAGTTCAAGACGAGAGTATACCTGAGAAAAAGATCGTTGTACACACTACGATTGTTAAGGATGATCCATTGATTGACATTTCCAGATTTAGTAGTCTTAACAAGCTGCTGAGAGTTACTGCCTATGTGTTGCGGTTTCTTGGGAAACTTAAAGGAAGAAGCAGTCAGAGAGGTCCGTTAGTGGCGGCGGAGATCAGCGAAGCAGAAGAATTTTGGGTGAAGCAAGTTCAACGTGAACACTTTGCTCCTGAAATAACTCGTCTCAACCGAGGTCAACAGATTCTCGCTAGTTCACGAATATGGAGTCTTGCTCCCTATCTGCAGGACGGTCTTCTTCGTGTAAAAGGACGTTTAGAACAAAGCGAGTTGACGCAGGAAGAAAAGCACCCAATACTTCTGCCCAAGTCCAAATATACCGATTTCTTGATACTACATGAACACAATCGAGGGTTCCATTTGGGTGTGATAGCTACTTTATCCAGAGTAAGGGAAAGATTCTGGATACCAAGACAATCGAGTGACAATCAGTGA
- the LOC129975313 gene encoding uncharacterized protein LOC129975313 — protein sequence MARRGGVKIFYSDNAKTFRSSCEILKQFKNIIRQPELKSFIASEGISWKFIPEHSPWWGGFWERLMRSIKEPLRKTLGRALLTLEELSTVLTEMECVINNRPITYESDELDEPRALAPSHFLLPGQSEPGFVPEYFLDLFESASDRVTLSRRKLFQTRLLKELWLKWKEQYLLMLKSAHNLANPSSYQNLKIGDIVLVEGASKSKLLWEMGVIQELIMGRDGLVRACIVKTSKGKLRRAVQLLYPLEM from the coding sequence ATGGCTCGAAGAGGTggtgtaaagatattttattctgataacGCTAAGACTTTTCGAAGCTCATGTGAAATCCTTAAGCAGTTCAAAAACATAATAAGACAGCCCGAGCTGAAGAGTTTTATTGCTTCTGAAGGTATATCCTGGAAGTTTATTCCGGAGCATTCTCCATGGTGGGGAGGCTTCTGGGAGCGATTGATGCGAAGTATTAAAGAACCCCTGAGAAAGACACTTGGAAGAGCATTGTTGACTTTGGAGGAATTGTCAACTGTCCTCACAGAGATGGAATGCGTGATCAACAATCGACCGATTACGTACGAAAGTGATGAGTTGGATGAACCAAGAGCTCTTGCGCCTTCACATTTCTTGCTTCCCGGACAGTCAGAACCTGGATTTGTACCAGAATACTTTTTGGACTTGTTTGAATCTGCATCGGATCGTGTGACCTTGAGCAGACGTAAACTTTTCCAGACTAGACTTTTGAAGGAACTTTGGCTTAAATGGAAGGAACAGTATTTGTTAATGCTAAAGAGTGCGCATAATCTTGCGAATCCATCGTCTTACCAAAATCTAAAAATTGGAGATATCGTCTTGGTTGAAGGTGCATCTAAATCAAAATTGCTCTGGGAGATGGGAGTGATACAAGAGCTAATCATGGGAAGAGATGGACTTGTGCGAGCATGCATAGTGAAAACGTCAAAGGGTAAATTGAGAAGAGCAGTCCAGTTGTTGTACCCTTTAGAAATgtag